In the genome of Persephonella sp. KM09-Lau-8, one region contains:
- the trpS gene encoding tryptophan--tRNA ligase — protein sequence MKKIVSGMRPTGKLHLGHYLGVIKNWLKLQDEHDCYFFVADWHALTNKYKNTEDLKENIKQMIIDWLACGIDPKKATLFIQSGVKQHSELALLFSMITPKSWLELNPSYKDLKFNLFYQYLRDFLLGKQVKINQAPPPESFDEALEKATGKQKNKIFEEYLREAFHRAFYNQKGINFEYLKEVLIKFGINKKIVEEAIDNLEKGDVGKDIDTLGFLAYPVLQAADILIYKAEGVPVGEDQLPHIELTREIARRFNNLYDEIFPEPEAILTEAAKLPGIDGRKMSKSYNNAIYLSDSEEEVNKKIMQMKTDPQRIRRTDPGNPDVCIVYDYHKIFTKDENLLKDIDQKCRTAEIGCTDCKKILAENLNKFLEPIREKRKEIEKDYEKYEKFFIEGTLRCREIAESNMKEVRKAMKLYEI from the coding sequence ATGAAAAAGATTGTTAGTGGAATGAGACCTACAGGAAAACTCCATCTGGGGCATTATCTTGGTGTTATAAAAAACTGGCTAAAACTTCAGGATGAACATGATTGTTATTTCTTTGTTGCAGACTGGCATGCTTTAACCAATAAATACAAAAATACAGAGGATTTGAAAGAAAACATAAAACAGATGATTATAGACTGGCTTGCTTGTGGGATAGATCCTAAAAAAGCAACTTTGTTTATCCAGTCCGGAGTAAAACAACACTCAGAACTTGCTCTACTATTTTCTATGATTACACCAAAAAGCTGGCTTGAATTAAACCCTTCTTATAAAGACCTGAAGTTTAACCTTTTTTACCAGTATCTGAGGGATTTTCTACTTGGAAAACAGGTAAAAATTAATCAGGCTCCGCCACCTGAAAGCTTTGATGAAGCTTTAGAAAAAGCGACAGGAAAACAAAAAAACAAAATATTTGAGGAGTATCTAAGAGAAGCTTTTCACAGGGCTTTTTATAACCAGAAAGGTATTAATTTTGAATATCTAAAGGAAGTGTTAATTAAGTTTGGAATAAATAAAAAAATTGTAGAAGAAGCTATTGACAATCTTGAAAAAGGAGATGTAGGCAAAGATATAGACACACTGGGTTTTCTGGCTTATCCGGTTCTACAGGCTGCTGATATTCTTATTTATAAAGCAGAAGGTGTGCCTGTCGGTGAAGATCAGCTACCACATATAGAGCTTACAAGGGAAATAGCAAGGAGATTTAATAATCTGTATGATGAAATATTTCCTGAACCTGAAGCCATACTCACAGAAGCAGCAAAACTACCAGGAATAGATGGCAGGAAGATGTCTAAATCCTATAACAACGCCATCTATCTTTCCGATAGCGAAGAAGAGGTAAACAAAAAAATAATGCAGATGAAAACAGACCCACAAAGAATAAGGAGAACAGACCCGGGAAATCCAGATGTTTGTATAGTCTATGACTACCACAAAATCTTTACTAAGGATGAAAATCTACTTAAGGATATAGATCAAAAATGCAGGACAGCAGAAATCGGTTGCACAGATTGCAAAAAAATACTTGCAGAGAACCTTAACAAATTTTTAGAACCTATCAGAGAAAAAAGAAAAGAAATTGAAAAGGATTATGAAAAATATGAAAAATTCTTCATTGAAGGCACCTTAAGATGCAGAGAAATAGCTGAAAGCAATATGAAAGAAGT
- a CDS encoding DUF2173 family protein, with protein sequence MATLRELMQLPGAVAAGIYDDHGNLVAYAGDISEKAAEIAALMASANKAVANMQAKGWTEYTGKEGFFPVQGFAVAAGKYAACIAGNVGVFVELDKADFDKIWETIMP encoded by the coding sequence ATGGCAACACTAAGAGAGCTTATGCAATTACCAGGAGCTGTTGCAGCAGGTATTTATGACGACCACGGAAATCTTGTTGCATATGCTGGAGATATTTCAGAAAAAGCTGCCGAGATTGCAGCACTGATGGCATCAGCGAACAAAGCAGTAGCCAATATGCAGGCAAAAGGATGGACAGAGTATACAGGAAAAGAAGGATTTTTCCCTGTTCAGGGTTTTGCTGTTGCAGCAGGAAAATATGCAGCCTGTATAGCAGGCAATGTTGGAGTTTTTGTGGAACTGGACAAAGCAGATTTTGACAAAATCTGGGAAACAATTATGCCATAA
- a CDS encoding DUF2173 family protein gives MADLKKLLGIKGVFAAGQFNDDGTLAAFEGDISEEEAAMAAEMCAANNAMAKMQTDGYTAFSGQEWTPLKGWALAGPKYSVCVAGNVGVFVKNDEVSFNEVFQALLSQ, from the coding sequence ATGGCAGACTTAAAAAAATTATTAGGAATAAAAGGTGTTTTTGCTGCAGGACAGTTCAATGATGATGGGACACTTGCAGCATTTGAAGGGGATATTTCTGAAGAAGAAGCAGCCATGGCAGCTGAAATGTGTGCTGCTAATAATGCAATGGCTAAGATGCAAACAGATGGATACACAGCATTTTCAGGACAGGAATGGACACCACTTAAAGGATGGGCACTTGCAGGACCAAAATATTCTGTATGTGTTGCAGGTAATGTAGGTGTTTTCGTAAAAAATGATGAAGTCTCATTTAATGAAGTATTTCAAGCATTACTTTCCCAATAA
- a CDS encoding SCP2 sterol-binding domain-containing protein, whose translation MPKFLSEEWIKAYAEEWNKNKKLKDGLKKFNATIKYYIEGSDQPPVYVKVEKGEVIESGLAPDMKYDFEMWATPEDWKILATGEMGPKAAMLTKKLKFKGSMITAMKYMGPFEESLRMMSKIPTEW comes from the coding sequence ATGCCAAAATTTTTATCAGAAGAATGGATAAAGGCCTACGCTGAGGAATGGAACAAGAACAAAAAGCTTAAAGATGGTCTAAAAAAGTTTAATGCAACAATCAAATACTACATAGAAGGTTCAGACCAACCTCCTGTATATGTAAAGGTAGAAAAAGGGGAGGTAATTGAATCAGGACTTGCACCAGACATGAAATATGATTTTGAGATGTGGGCAACCCCTGAAGACTGGAAAATACTTGCAACCGGAGAGATGGGACCTAAAGCAGCAATGCTCACCAAAAAGCTGAAATTTAAAGGTTCAATGATAACAGCAATGAAATATATGGGTCCATTTGAAGAAAGCTTAAGAATGATGAGCAAAATCCCCACAGAGTGGTAA
- a CDS encoding sigma-54-dependent Fis family transcriptional regulator yields the protein MDLRILDSVTEGIIFVTKERKIGYINKVAQKVVNRKVGEDCYGLFSICENNCPMEKDLKKVDAFDVKLSCCNEKTVCHSITPVFDNGEFIGLLEEFKDSSKMTDYIKELKKQKEFTEVILDSIVDAIVVINNNGEIIHYNEVARQILCREISDIKGFNIENLIGISLKNLPPEGEREDIHIETPAYGRIKVSLMITSLKEGEGKVISFYMLPECMINQEVKGRIISKNPEFVSVIEMAKTVADTTATILIEGETGTGKSVLAKYIHTLSSRRDKPFIKINCAAIPENLLESELFGYMKGAFTGANKDKPGKIELAEGGTLFLDEIGDMPIYLQSKLLQLLQDKEFERLGDIKTRKANIRVIAATNKDLRELIEKGEFREDLYYRLKVISLKIPPLRERKEDIPALVNYFIDKYSEIYRRTIKGISPKAMKMLLEYDYPGNIRELENMIERAVIVCNSKTITEKELPEDLIAKKPFRKSEKMIKEEPSEKEKIRQVLISTNGNKSLAAKILGIHRTTLWRKIKEYGLQI from the coding sequence ATGGACTTGCGTATTCTCGACAGTGTAACGGAGGGGATTATCTTCGTTACCAAAGAAAGAAAAATTGGGTATATCAACAAAGTTGCCCAGAAAGTTGTCAATCGTAAAGTAGGGGAGGATTGTTACGGACTTTTTTCAATCTGTGAGAATAATTGCCCTATGGAAAAAGACCTGAAAAAAGTTGATGCCTTTGATGTTAAGCTTTCCTGCTGTAATGAAAAAACCGTATGTCATAGTATAACTCCTGTTTTCGACAATGGTGAGTTTATCGGGCTTTTAGAGGAGTTTAAGGATTCCTCCAAAATGACAGATTATATAAAAGAGTTAAAGAAACAGAAAGAATTCACAGAAGTAATTCTGGACTCAATTGTAGATGCAATAGTTGTAATAAATAACAACGGGGAGATAATCCATTACAATGAAGTTGCACGACAGATTTTATGTAGAGAAATTTCTGATATAAAAGGATTTAATATTGAAAATTTGATTGGAATCTCACTGAAAAATCTACCACCTGAAGGAGAAAGGGAAGACATCCATATAGAAACACCTGCTTATGGCAGAATAAAAGTATCCTTAATGATAACCTCCCTGAAAGAAGGAGAAGGCAAAGTTATATCCTTTTACATGCTCCCAGAATGTATGATAAATCAGGAAGTTAAAGGAAGAATCATTTCAAAAAATCCAGAATTTGTATCTGTCATAGAAATGGCAAAAACGGTGGCAGATACAACTGCCACCATCCTTATAGAAGGGGAAACAGGCACAGGTAAAAGTGTTCTTGCAAAATATATACACACTCTTTCTTCAAGGAGAGATAAACCATTTATCAAAATAAACTGTGCTGCAATCCCTGAAAACCTACTTGAAAGTGAACTTTTTGGATATATGAAGGGAGCGTTTACTGGTGCTAATAAAGATAAACCCGGAAAAATAGAACTTGCAGAAGGTGGAACACTATTTTTAGATGAGATAGGAGATATGCCGATTTACCTACAATCTAAACTCCTGCAGCTTTTGCAGGATAAAGAATTTGAAAGGCTGGGAGATATAAAAACAAGAAAGGCAAATATAAGGGTGATTGCGGCAACAAACAAAGATTTACGGGAGCTAATTGAAAAAGGAGAGTTTAGAGAGGATTTATATTACAGATTAAAAGTAATATCCCTTAAAATTCCGCCGCTGCGGGAAAGAAAAGAGGATATTCCTGCACTGGTAAATTATTTTATTGATAAATACTCAGAAATTTATAGAAGAACCATAAAAGGTATTTCCCCAAAAGCAATGAAAATGCTCCTTGAGTATGACTATCCGGGAAATATCAGAGAACTGGAGAATATGATAGAAAGGGCAGTTATAGTTTGTAATAGCAAGACCATCACAGAAAAAGAACTGCCTGAGGATTTAATCGCAAAGAAACCTTTCCGAAAGTCGGAAAAAATGATAAAAGAAGAGCCATCAGAAAAAGAAAAAATACGTCAGGTTTTAATTTCAACCAATGGTAATAAATCCTTAGCAGCCAAAATTCTGGGAATCCATAGGACAACCCTCTGGAGAAAAATAAAAGAGTATGGATTACAGATATAA
- a CDS encoding MFS transporter, translating into MKKHSKTLFAGMIGNVLEWYDFVVYGFLAVIIGELFFPSSDPMVSLLKSFGVFAVGFVMRPVGAILFGHIGDKYGRKKALTISIIMMAVSTTAIGLLPTYAQIGILAPTLLVLLKLLQGLSVGGEYTTSVSFIVEHAPQDKRGLFGSVGILGAVVGILLGSASGAVITKILPEEDLYAWGWRVLFFTGILLGLVGYYVRKNIDETPKFMELEYEELIDKNPVLDVFKKAYKEFIKTFSLSTFQAVGFYTIFVYIANHLAVFVKFPKSTALTINTISMIILAVLIPFFGWLSDKIGRKPIILTSTGLTIILAYPLFKFISSGSVENALIGQILFAIVVAGFMSILPTTLVEIFPTQIRNSGYSIGYNLPFAIFGGTAPLIATYLIKVTGNINSPAFYLIFAATIAFLAGITLKETAKEPLK; encoded by the coding sequence ATGAAAAAGCACTCTAAAACCCTATTTGCAGGAATGATAGGTAATGTTTTAGAGTGGTATGATTTTGTTGTTTATGGTTTTCTGGCTGTTATTATCGGTGAGTTGTTTTTCCCATCTTCAGACCCGATGGTTTCTCTGCTTAAATCCTTTGGTGTTTTTGCTGTTGGATTTGTTATGCGTCCTGTAGGGGCAATTTTATTCGGTCATATTGGAGACAAATACGGCAGAAAAAAGGCCTTAACCATATCCATAATAATGATGGCTGTATCCACAACAGCCATAGGGCTGCTTCCTACTTATGCTCAGATAGGAATTCTTGCGCCTACCCTTTTAGTCCTTCTCAAGTTATTACAGGGATTGTCAGTCGGTGGCGAATATACAACATCTGTTTCTTTTATTGTTGAGCATGCACCTCAGGATAAAAGAGGATTGTTTGGAAGTGTAGGGATTTTAGGGGCTGTTGTTGGTATCCTTCTTGGTTCAGCTTCAGGAGCAGTAATTACAAAGATTCTACCTGAAGAAGACCTTTATGCCTGGGGCTGGAGAGTTTTATTTTTCACAGGAATTTTGCTTGGGCTTGTAGGATACTATGTTAGAAAAAATATAGATGAAACCCCAAAATTTATGGAACTGGAGTATGAGGAACTTATAGATAAAAATCCAGTTCTGGATGTATTCAAAAAGGCATATAAAGAGTTTATAAAAACATTTTCTTTAAGCACATTTCAGGCAGTAGGATTTTATACAATATTTGTTTATATAGCCAACCATCTTGCTGTGTTTGTTAAATTCCCTAAATCAACAGCATTGACCATTAACACAATTAGTATGATTATTCTTGCTGTTTTAATCCCATTTTTCGGATGGCTTTCAGATAAAATTGGTAGAAAGCCGATAATACTAACTTCCACAGGTTTGACCATTATTCTGGCATATCCATTGTTTAAGTTTATTTCTTCAGGTAGCGTTGAAAATGCCTTAATAGGTCAGATTTTATTTGCAATAGTTGTTGCAGGATTTATGTCTATACTGCCAACAACCCTTGTTGAGATATTCCCTACACAGATTAGAAATAGCGGTTATTCTATTGGATACAATCTGCCTTTTGCAATATTTGGGGGGACTGCACCTTTAATCGCCACATATCTTATTAAAGTTACCGGAAATATCAATTCCCCTGCCTTTTATCTGATTTTTGCTGCCACAATCGCATTTCTGGCAGGTATAACACTAAAAGAAACTGCAAAAGAGCCGTTAAAATAA
- the kdsB gene encoding 3-deoxy-manno-octulosonate cytidylyltransferase — protein MAVIIIPARKGSTRLKNKLLLQVKGKPVIQWTAENCLRVKNASRVIVATDSQEIADIFKNSPVETVLTPSDLNSGSDRVAFVAKNLQEEKIINVQGDEPLLEPSDVEKVIEALDEAPISTLAYPIQNEEDYLNPNVVKVVIDKKGYALYFSRSPIPFYRDIDFSQMIKNFETPVLKHIGVYGYRKEALMDFAFKLSQTTYERIEKLEQLRLLENGYRIKVIKASKDTLGIDTKEDFEKFCQIVD, from the coding sequence TTGGCTGTAATAATCATCCCTGCCAGAAAAGGCTCAACAAGACTAAAAAACAAGCTTCTCCTTCAAGTGAAGGGGAAGCCTGTTATTCAATGGACAGCAGAAAATTGTCTAAGGGTAAAAAATGCCAGCCGTGTTATTGTAGCAACAGATAGTCAGGAAATAGCAGATATATTTAAAAACTCCCCAGTAGAGACAGTTTTGACCCCCTCTGACCTGAATAGTGGAAGTGATAGGGTTGCTTTTGTGGCAAAAAACTTACAAGAAGAGAAAATAATAAATGTTCAGGGGGATGAGCCCCTTCTGGAGCCTTCAGACGTAGAGAAGGTAATAGAAGCCCTTGATGAAGCTCCGATATCAACCCTTGCCTATCCTATTCAGAACGAGGAAGACTATCTAAATCCCAATGTCGTCAAAGTAGTTATTGATAAAAAAGGATATGCCCTGTATTTTTCCCGCAGTCCTATTCCTTTTTATCGGGATATAGATTTTTCCCAGATGATTAAAAATTTTGAAACCCCTGTCTTAAAACATATCGGGGTTTACGGGTATAGAAAAGAAGCACTGATGGATTTTGCCTTTAAACTATCCCAGACGACCTATGAACGGATAGAAAAGTTAGAACAGCTAAGACTTCTTGAAAATGGTTATCGTATCAAGGTGATAAAAGCATCAAAAGATACTCTTGGTATAGATACCAAAGAAGATTTTGAAAAATTCTGCCAGATAGTTGACTAA
- a CDS encoding thiazole synthase codes for MFDLEKFLQEDKLVIGDREFTSRLIVGSGKYKDFEETAKATEASGAQMITVAVRRVNITDPDKPNLLDYIDTSKVMILPNTAGCYTAEEAVLTAKLAREALGHGFVKLEVIGDQKTLYPDMIETLKAAEILVKEGFTVLPYITDDPVMAKRFEEIGCAAVMPLAAPIGSGLGLQNPYNILFIKEAVNVPVIVDAGIGTASDAAIVMELGVDGVLMNTAIAQAKDPIKMAVAMKHAVIAGRLAYLAGRIPKKMYASASSPVEGIIGR; via the coding sequence ATGTTTGATTTAGAAAAATTTCTGCAAGAAGACAAATTAGTAATTGGTGACAGAGAGTTTACATCAAGACTTATTGTTGGTTCAGGTAAATATAAGGATTTTGAGGAAACAGCAAAAGCAACAGAAGCCTCTGGTGCACAGATGATAACTGTTGCTGTCAGAAGAGTTAACATAACAGACCCAGATAAGCCAAACCTTCTTGATTACATAGATACATCAAAAGTAATGATACTTCCAAATACAGCTGGATGTTATACAGCAGAGGAGGCTGTTTTAACTGCCAAGCTTGCAAGGGAAGCTCTTGGACATGGATTTGTCAAACTTGAAGTTATTGGTGACCAGAAAACACTTTATCCAGATATGATAGAAACCTTAAAAGCAGCAGAAATCCTTGTAAAAGAAGGTTTCACCGTTCTACCTTATATAACAGATGACCCTGTAATGGCAAAAAGATTTGAAGAAATAGGCTGTGCTGCTGTTATGCCACTCGCGGCTCCAATTGGTTCAGGTCTTGGTCTTCAAAATCCATACAACATTCTTTTCATAAAAGAGGCTGTTAATGTTCCTGTTATTGTTGATGCAGGGATAGGAACAGCTTCAGATGCTGCTATAGTTATGGAACTTGGAGTTGATGGTGTTCTGATGAATACAGCTATCGCACAGGCAAAAGACCCTATAAAAATGGCTGTCGCAATGAAACATGCAGTAATTGCAGGAAGACTTGCTTACCTTGCTGGAAGAATACCTAAGAAAATGTATGCTTCGGCTTCATCTCCAGTGGAAGGAATAATCGGAAGATAA